Genomic window (Ciconia boyciana chromosome 12, ASM3463844v1, whole genome shotgun sequence):
GGGCGGGATCGCGCCCCGCTCCGCAGGCAGCCGGCAACCCAGGGCGCCGTCGTTACCGCCTCCTTAGCACCGCACCGGGCACCCGAAACACGTTATTTTACAGCAAGCTGGGCGACGGGTACTGCAAAGGCGCCCTGCGCGGTACGGCGGCTCCGCTCTCCAATCCGACCGACGGCTTCAGACGCTGCTGCTCAGAGCGCTGCAAAGCTAAACGGTGTCCGAGAGGTCCAGCCCGGCACGGGCCTGGAGGCTGCACCGAGCCGTACCTGCTGCTCCAACGAGCATTTTCACCTTGGCCCCTGGAAGAGTAGCAGTCAGGAAGAAACTGGCAACTAAAGCCTGAGGAGCGTCAAGGCAGGCACTTCATACATCTCTGCTGTATCAAAAAGCAGgatatttgtgtttttcaggGATTCAAACTGACTCAGAGGTTTACAGTCTGTGCCTACCCCTAATCTATTTCCTAACAAATTTTGATTACACAAGAACTCGTTAGAAAACTTACATTTCTCTCGGCGCCAGTGAACGGCAGTGCTGGCATACTGCCTACCTCTGTGGAGCGTCTCCGACTCGAGAACTAATTTAAGGTCTTTGCAACTCTCAAAGGCTTCAGACAGAAACAACTTATTTGCAGAGTGATTCAAgacataaaaatacttctgtggaaaaaaatgggatctcaacagaaaatatgaacTTTGTCAGGAGATGTGCAGCAGAAGTCAGAAGCAAACTAATGTGACCTCTGCAGTGGGAATCACGTGAGGTTCATTTAAGCACACACATACCTGGCTAAGTGGACAACTATACGATGTTTTGGATTTGTCCATTATCCACGACTGACCTGTACAGGAACAACGGGGACTACCTAACGtacaatttaattattttgagtTTTTACACTACTTACACTTCAGCAGACACTGAGCATAGAGGAAACCTTGAAGAGCCAAACAGGTTTCTAGGTATGTTTATTAGACCAGGAATGCCACTGTACAAGTGGTAATTGGGGAACAAATGCCATTACATGataattttttcagtgaaagtttAGACCAGTTCATTATAAGCGAAGGCTGTTACTCCCTCCATTCTTTTGGAGTGATTCTGCCAACAGGTGACAAGCCCCACTCAATTCCAGCTTGTGTAAACACCTGTAGGAGGATAAAAATCAAGATTATTAACtctgaaatcaaaagaaacCTTCTGATAGAAGGCTATTTCTATTGTTTTCAGTATAGATTATTAGAACATGAGATTCACCTTTTAATAAAGCAAGTGGAATATATTTATActgaataatatttaaatacttcagttttctatttcaaaatatctAGCTTTAGAACAAAGAATCTAGAATGTAAAACCTCATCACCATACTGTCATTTTCACCTACAAATTTTTCTGCTAAAACCTCTACCTGTATAGCTTAGAAATCCCAATAGTTGTTTCTACTACAGTTTAAAATCAAGCAACAGAAATTTGTGTAACAACTCAAAATATGAACTAACACAACTTTCATCTCTATCACATTACTATTCACTTATATAAAAAGCTCCTAAATTCTGACCACCTAAGTTACTTCAAACAGGTAAGCCCTTATGAAACTTAATAGCTTGCAAGTTTACAGCTCTAGTCACAACAAAAtggtggaaaaaaaggacaacttACATATCCCCAGACAGCAGTAAATACTACGGCTCCACCAACGAGTACCAGGTTTCCGTATTTATCATGGAAGTTAGGCTCATATTTGCGATGAGCTTGTCTTACTGCAGTACGCTGAATGCCACGAGCTAATTAATGTTGAAGAGAATTAGAAGTACAGAAATCAACTAGAATGTACATTCAAACCATTCACAATCCTCATCTCCCACCAACAGAGAGGCAAGCGTAAGCATTAAAAGACtttaagaaaagctgaaaaaaattaatcttttgtaCTTAGAGCTTTGGAATTATTCCAAAACACAGGAGATACAGAAAGccttgcattttgtttcagctCCCCCAATTTCTCTCTAGAAAGTTATTCCTGAAGTCTAATTCCAGTAAGAAAATCCTCTAAGTTACCTTTTTCATTAATATGTTTGCTCTGGGCCCTCAGTGTGGAAGTTCAAGTACACTTTTAAGTACTACTATTtctctaataaaatattttatttagtacTTAAAAGTTTCAGATTCCTATTTGTAAATATCTGTATTGCCAGTAAGTGTAAGCATTTTTAGGATGAAGCTCACCATCACATTAAGGGGTTGCAGATAGTGGGTATGGGTAACACCTTTCTCATTCCTTCAAGATTTttgaagggaggggagggaggtgaAAAAGGAAGTGCAAGTAACTGTGGGCCTTCGCATGAGGTAAATAATAGAGAACGAAACACAGGCAGGTATCTTCAGATGACAGAATGTACCATGTACATTGTAAATGTACACTATAAAAGGTACACTTATTAAGGAGAAAACAGAGTGAAGAATCAACCACCAGCTTCAAAACACAGAGATTGTTCAGTAGTTGCATACAAAGCATTTGATGAGACAGTGATATGTGCACAGACATTACAAAATATAACCTTTTAGTTTCAGATCAATGGTTCACATTTACCCAAACATGACTGGAGAAGATGACGGCAATACCCATAATGCTACTACATCCCTAGCATGCTCTGTGAGGCTgcacaagtttttttttttttaaaacagagaaaagaagctTGAACACCTACCGAGAGAAACACTGCTAAACACGTTTATTTCAGGTGCATGCACCCTTGGCCTAGCACATCATGAACCAGGAGCAGATTTGACAGAGCCGCGTTAAGCACTGGGGAGTTTACCACTGAAGAGGTAACTTTACCCTTGAGCTTAAGGGCTGGTCACTGACTACACCTTGCCACCTCAGGTTACAAAACCTGGATGTGGTTTTAGTTACTATCAATGAGGAAAAGCACCGAGGAAGGGAACCCAAGGTCAGCTCAAGCAAAAGCAACTAGGAGgtaaaagaggcagaaaaa
Coding sequences:
- the COX7B gene encoding cytochrome c oxidase subunit 7B, mitochondrial, with the translated sequence MLPVARAALNLTARGIQRTAVRQAHRKYEPNFHDKYGNLVLVGGAVVFTAVWGYVFTQAGIEWGLSPVGRITPKEWRE